In Streptomyces sclerotialus, one genomic interval encodes:
- a CDS encoding magnesium and cobalt transport protein CorA, with protein sequence MIRHLRRAVRLPQQRSRGVDLAHPARSPLGTAVVNCAVYADGVRLDGDHQVEEAVRKVRASGDGFVWIGLHEPSEAEFAGIVELFGLHPLAVEDAVLAHQRPKLEQYETNLFTVFKTACYVEHDRLTATSEVVDTGEIMVFTGEDFVITVRHGGHGSLGPLRESLEAVPEQLALGPSAVLHAIADHVVDDYLEATAAVQDDIDAVESEVFAEGGRNADAGRIYQLKRELLELKRAVAPLDRPLHRLSTEALTQVDPRIRTYFRDVADHLARVTERITAFDELLNSILQAHLAQVTIAQNEDMRRISAWVAILAVPTMVCGVYGMNFEHLWGKDWVYGYPVTMVVIVAACAVIHRGFRRNGWL encoded by the coding sequence ATGATCCGCCACCTCCGCCGGGCCGTACGTCTGCCCCAGCAGCGCAGCCGCGGGGTCGACCTCGCCCACCCGGCGCGCTCGCCGCTCGGCACCGCGGTCGTCAACTGCGCGGTCTACGCGGACGGGGTGCGGCTCGACGGCGACCACCAGGTCGAGGAGGCGGTGCGCAAGGTCCGCGCCTCGGGGGACGGTTTCGTGTGGATCGGACTGCACGAGCCGTCCGAGGCGGAGTTCGCCGGGATCGTCGAACTGTTCGGGCTGCACCCGCTGGCCGTGGAGGACGCCGTCCTCGCCCACCAGCGCCCCAAGCTGGAGCAGTACGAGACCAACCTCTTCACCGTCTTCAAGACCGCCTGCTACGTCGAACACGACCGGCTCACCGCGACCAGCGAGGTGGTGGACACCGGCGAGATCATGGTGTTCACCGGCGAGGACTTCGTGATCACCGTCCGGCACGGCGGCCACGGCTCGCTCGGCCCGCTGCGCGAGTCCCTGGAGGCCGTACCGGAACAGCTCGCGCTCGGCCCCTCCGCCGTCCTGCACGCCATCGCCGACCACGTCGTCGACGACTACCTGGAGGCCACAGCGGCCGTCCAGGACGACATCGACGCGGTGGAGAGCGAGGTCTTCGCCGAGGGCGGGCGGAACGCGGACGCCGGGCGGATCTACCAGCTCAAGCGCGAGCTGCTGGAGCTGAAGCGGGCCGTGGCCCCGCTGGACCGCCCGCTGCACCGGCTCTCCACCGAGGCGCTGACCCAGGTCGACCCGCGCATCCGGACCTACTTCCGGGACGTCGCCGACCACCTGGCCCGGGTCACCGAGCGCATCACCGCCTTCGACGAGCTGCTGAACTCCATACTCCAGGCACACCTCGCGCAGGTCACCATCGCGCAGAACGAGGACATGCGCCGGATCAGCGCATGGGTCGCCATCCTGGCCGTCCCGACGATGGTGTGCGGGGTGTACGGCATGAACTTCGAGCACCTGTGGGGCAAGGACTGGGTCTACGGCTATCCGGTGACCATGGTCGTGATCGTGGCGGCCTGCGCGGTGATCCACCGGGGCTTCCGGCGCAACGGCTGGCTGTAG
- a CDS encoding N-acetylmuramoyl-L-alanine amidase, giving the protein MAAPMSADRFLEALRDEGLRVVEVRDWRTHNRNHKGPWGGVHGVMIHHTVTSGAEETVQLCYDGHPELPGPLCHGVITKDGTVHLVGHGRANHAGLGDGDVLKAVIAEKRLPPDNEADTDGNRVYYGFECENLGDGVDPWPDAQMEAIEKAAAAVCRVHGWNERSVLGHLEWQPGKVDPRGFTMDALRERIGKRLR; this is encoded by the coding sequence ATGGCCGCACCCATGTCGGCGGACAGATTCCTCGAAGCGCTGCGGGACGAAGGGCTGCGCGTCGTCGAGGTCCGCGACTGGCGCACCCACAACCGCAACCACAAGGGCCCCTGGGGCGGCGTGCACGGCGTGATGATCCACCACACCGTGACCTCGGGCGCCGAGGAGACCGTGCAGCTCTGCTACGACGGCCACCCGGAACTGCCGGGCCCGCTGTGCCACGGCGTGATCACCAAGGACGGCACCGTCCATCTGGTCGGCCACGGCCGCGCCAACCACGCGGGACTCGGCGACGGCGACGTCCTCAAGGCGGTGATCGCCGAGAAGCGGCTGCCGCCGGACAACGAGGCCGACACCGACGGCAACCGCGTCTACTACGGCTTCGAGTGCGAGAACCTCGGCGACGGCGTGGACCCGTGGCCCGACGCGCAGATGGAGGCCATCGAGAAGGCGGCCGCCGCGGTGTGCCGGGTGCACGGCTGGAACGAACGCTCGGTGCTCGGCCACCTGGAGTGGCAGCCGGGCAAGGTCGACCCGCGCGGCTTCACGATGGACGCGCTGCGGGAGCGCATCGGGAAGCGGCTGCGGTGA
- a CDS encoding beta-ketoacyl-ACP synthase III: MTGSRILALGHYQPAKVLTNDDLAELVDTDDAWITSRVGIRTRHIAAPDETVDAMAAAAAAKALAASGLAAADIDLVLVATCTATDRSPNTAARVAARLGLAAPAAMDVNVVCAGFTHALATADHAVRAGSARNALVIGAEKFTDVVDWTDRSTCVLVGDGAGAAVVTAAAEPEIGPVLWGSVPEMGDAVRIEGEPARFSQEGQAVYRWATTQLPAVARQVCERSGVRPEELAGVVLHQANLRIIEPVAERIGAVNAVIARDVVESGNTSAASVPLAFSKLVERREIPSGAPVLLFGFGGNLSYAGQIVRCP; this comes from the coding sequence ATGACCGGGTCGCGCATCCTTGCGCTGGGCCACTACCAGCCCGCCAAGGTGCTCACCAACGACGACCTGGCCGAGCTCGTCGACACCGACGACGCCTGGATCACCAGCCGGGTCGGCATCCGTACGCGGCACATCGCCGCGCCCGACGAGACCGTGGACGCGATGGCGGCGGCCGCAGCGGCGAAGGCGCTCGCGGCGAGCGGCCTGGCCGCCGCCGACATCGACCTCGTCCTCGTCGCCACCTGCACGGCCACGGACCGTTCGCCGAACACGGCCGCCCGGGTGGCCGCCCGGCTCGGCCTGGCGGCGCCCGCCGCGATGGACGTCAACGTGGTGTGCGCGGGCTTCACCCACGCGCTGGCCACCGCCGACCACGCCGTCCGGGCCGGCTCGGCACGCAACGCGCTGGTGATCGGCGCGGAGAAGTTCACCGACGTCGTGGACTGGACGGACCGCTCGACCTGCGTCCTGGTGGGCGACGGCGCGGGCGCCGCGGTGGTGACGGCGGCGGCGGAGCCGGAGATCGGCCCGGTGCTGTGGGGCTCGGTCCCCGAGATGGGCGACGCGGTGCGCATCGAGGGGGAGCCCGCCCGCTTCTCCCAGGAGGGCCAGGCGGTCTACCGCTGGGCCACCACGCAGCTGCCGGCCGTCGCCCGCCAGGTGTGCGAGCGCTCCGGAGTACGGCCCGAGGAGCTGGCCGGCGTGGTGCTGCACCAGGCCAACCTGCGGATCATCGAACCGGTCGCGGAGCGCATCGGGGCGGTCAACGCGGTGATCGCCCGGGACGTCGTGGAGTCCGGCAACACCTCGGCGGCGTCGGTGCCGCTCGCCTTCTCGAAGCTGGTCGAACGGCGCGAGATCCCTTCGGGCGCGCCGGTCCTCCTCTTCGGGTTCGGCGGCAACCTCTCCTATGCGGGGCAGATCGTCCGCTGCCCGTGA
- a CDS encoding CynX/NimT family MFS transporter, with amino-acid sequence MARTEGPAAAAPTREPASVSPSTARGTLYLAAGVILLALNLRPALVAVSPLADTIRTDSGMSAAATSLLTALPLLCFGLLAPVAPRLGRRFGLERTLLGTMALICAGTALRLADQVAALFAGTVVIGAGIAVANVLLPGLIKRDFPARAGLMTGLYSMSLFGGAALAAGVTVPLRTATGLSWQATLACWGSLAVVALLVWLPQTRSRTRLPADAARQAAHPVRGLWRSPLAWQVTGYMGLQSLSYYAAAAWLPTMLTDAGTSAGDAGWMLSFSSLLGIAGSFLAPVIAGRRLRPGPLAALGAVLCAAGLAGMLAAPVSGAYVWMTLLGLGQGAAISLALLFIVQRAPDTRHASQLSSMAQCFGYVLAATGPAVLGAVHDASGTWTVPVVVLLVLLVPQVLTGLGAARNRHVTGAG; translated from the coding sequence GTGGCACGTACAGAAGGGCCCGCGGCCGCCGCCCCTACGAGAGAGCCCGCGTCCGTCTCCCCGAGTACCGCGCGCGGCACGCTCTATCTGGCGGCGGGCGTCATCCTGCTGGCCCTGAACCTGCGCCCGGCGCTCGTCGCCGTCTCCCCGCTGGCGGACACCATCCGCACCGACAGCGGCATGTCGGCCGCCGCCACCAGCCTGCTGACCGCGCTCCCGCTGCTCTGCTTCGGCCTGCTCGCGCCCGTCGCGCCGCGGCTCGGCCGCCGCTTCGGCCTGGAGCGGACGCTGCTCGGCACGATGGCGCTGATCTGCGCCGGTACCGCGCTGCGGCTGGCCGACCAGGTGGCCGCGCTGTTCGCCGGCACGGTCGTCATCGGCGCCGGGATCGCGGTCGCCAACGTGCTGCTGCCCGGCCTGATCAAGCGGGACTTCCCCGCCCGGGCGGGCCTGATGACCGGGCTGTACTCCATGTCGCTGTTCGGCGGCGCGGCCCTCGCCGCGGGCGTGACCGTACCGCTGCGCACCGCCACCGGGCTCAGCTGGCAGGCCACGCTGGCCTGCTGGGGCTCGCTCGCGGTCGTCGCGCTGCTGGTCTGGCTGCCGCAGACCCGGTCCCGTACGCGACTGCCGGCGGACGCGGCGCGGCAGGCGGCGCACCCGGTGCGCGGCCTGTGGCGGTCCCCGCTGGCCTGGCAGGTCACCGGCTACATGGGCCTGCAGTCGCTCAGCTACTACGCGGCGGCCGCCTGGCTGCCGACCATGCTCACCGACGCCGGGACGAGCGCGGGCGACGCGGGCTGGATGCTGTCCTTCTCCTCGCTGCTGGGCATCGCGGGCTCCTTCCTCGCCCCGGTGATCGCGGGCCGCAGGCTGCGCCCCGGCCCCCTGGCCGCGCTGGGCGCGGTGCTGTGCGCCGCCGGCCTGGCGGGGATGCTGGCCGCACCGGTGTCCGGCGCGTACGTCTGGATGACGCTGCTCGGCCTCGGCCAAGGGGCCGCGATCAGCCTCGCGCTGCTCTTCATCGTGCAGCGCGCGCCGGACACGAGGCACGCGTCGCAGCTGTCCAGCATGGCGCAGTGCTTCGGGTACGTCCTGGCCGCGACCGGCCCGGCCGTCCTGGGTGCCGTGCACGACGCCTCCGGTACCTGGACGGTCCCGGTCGTCGTCCTGCTGGTGCTGCTGGTCCCCCAGGTCCTGACGGGCCTCGGGGCCGCGCGGAACCGGCACGTCACGGGCGCGGGGTGA
- a CDS encoding 1-aminocyclopropane-1-carboxylate deaminase/D-cysteine desulfhydrase, producing MTLRPRLPSPVQEIEDDRFARRGVRLLLKRDDLIHPDLPGNKWRKLEPNLRAAAEAGDHTLLTFGGAYSNHLRATAAAGRLLGLATIGVVRGEELADRPLNPSLARCAADGMRLHFLDRARYRRKDDPGLLDALRARFGPYRLVPEGGSNALAARGSASLGRELAGTTDVAAVACGTGGTLAGLAAGLAPGQRALGFPVLKSGPGPGHFLGADVLRLQEAAFGGRRGDWRLDTAFHCGGYARTTPELEAFAADFEARHGLSLERVYVAKLLLGLVTRAEEGAFAPGTTVTAVITGAP from the coding sequence ATGACGCTGCGGCCGCGCCTGCCTTCCCCGGTCCAGGAGATCGAGGACGACCGGTTCGCGCGCCGCGGCGTACGCCTGCTGCTCAAACGGGACGACCTGATCCACCCCGACCTGCCGGGCAACAAGTGGCGGAAACTGGAGCCCAACCTCCGCGCCGCCGCGGAGGCCGGCGACCACACGCTCCTCACGTTCGGCGGCGCGTACTCCAACCACCTGCGCGCCACCGCCGCGGCGGGCCGTCTGCTGGGCCTGGCCACCATAGGCGTCGTACGGGGCGAGGAGCTGGCGGACCGGCCGCTGAACCCTTCGCTGGCCCGCTGTGCCGCCGACGGCATGCGGCTGCACTTCCTCGACCGCGCCCGCTACCGCCGCAAGGACGATCCCGGCCTGCTCGACGCGCTCCGCGCGCGCTTCGGGCCGTACCGGCTGGTCCCCGAGGGCGGAAGCAACGCGCTCGCCGCCCGCGGCAGCGCGTCCCTGGGCCGCGAGCTGGCCGGGACCACCGATGTGGCGGCCGTGGCGTGCGGTACCGGCGGCACCCTCGCGGGGCTGGCCGCCGGCCTCGCCCCGGGGCAGCGCGCCCTCGGCTTCCCCGTACTGAAGAGCGGCCCCGGCCCCGGCCACTTCCTCGGAGCGGACGTGCTCCGCCTCCAGGAGGCCGCCTTCGGGGGCCGGCGCGGCGACTGGCGGCTGGACACCGCGTTCCACTGCGGCGGGTACGCCCGCACCACGCCGGAGCTGGAGGCGTTCGCCGCGGACTTCGAGGCGCGGCACGGCCTGTCCCTGGAGCGGGTCTACGTGGCGAAGCTGCTGCTGGGTCTGGTGACGCGCGCGGAGGAAGGCGCCTTCGCGCCGGGCACCACCGTGACCGCGGTGATCACCGGCGCTCCCTGA
- a CDS encoding NAD-dependent epimerase/dehydratase family protein, which yields MRLLMLGGTEFVGRAVTEAALARGWQVTVFHRGRHEAPPGAAVLHGDRTAPEGLAALRTGEWDAVVDTWSWAPSAVRDTARLLAGRAGRYVYVSSGSVYAFPRAAGLGEEAPLVPGAPDAGEVAYAEDKRGGELAVTEAFGAGRSVLARAGLLLGPYENIGRLPWWLNRIARGGPVLAPGPHGLPIQYLDVRDLADWLLHAVGAGLSGPYNLVSRSGHATMGSLLEACAAVTGSAAELRWTAPEDVLAAGIEPWTELPVWVPPGTEYHDTLHRTGVEKAYAAGLRCRPVAETVAGTWDWLRSVGGRAPQRPDRPPVGLSPEKEAKALGAAGS from the coding sequence ATGAGACTGCTGATGCTGGGTGGCACGGAGTTCGTCGGACGGGCCGTGACCGAGGCGGCCCTCGCGCGGGGATGGCAGGTCACGGTGTTCCACCGGGGCCGCCACGAGGCACCGCCGGGCGCGGCGGTGCTGCACGGTGACCGCACGGCCCCTGAGGGCCTCGCCGCGCTGCGTACGGGGGAGTGGGACGCGGTCGTGGACACCTGGTCCTGGGCGCCGTCGGCGGTGCGGGACACGGCCCGGCTGCTGGCCGGCAGGGCCGGGCGCTACGTGTACGTGTCCAGCGGTTCGGTGTACGCGTTCCCCCGGGCGGCCGGGCTGGGCGAGGAGGCCCCGCTGGTGCCGGGCGCGCCGGACGCCGGTGAGGTGGCGTACGCGGAGGACAAACGGGGCGGCGAGCTGGCGGTCACGGAGGCCTTCGGGGCCGGCCGGTCGGTGCTGGCGCGGGCCGGGCTGCTCCTCGGGCCGTACGAGAACATCGGGCGGCTGCCGTGGTGGCTGAACAGGATCGCCCGCGGCGGCCCCGTCCTGGCGCCGGGCCCGCACGGCCTCCCGATCCAGTACCTCGACGTCCGCGACCTCGCCGACTGGCTCCTGCACGCCGTCGGAGCGGGGCTGTCCGGCCCGTACAACCTGGTCAGCCGGAGCGGCCACGCCACCATGGGCAGCCTGCTGGAGGCGTGCGCGGCGGTCACGGGGTCCGCGGCGGAGCTCCGCTGGACCGCGCCCGAGGACGTGCTCGCCGCGGGCATCGAGCCGTGGACGGAGCTGCCGGTCTGGGTGCCGCCGGGAACGGAGTACCACGACACCCTGCACCGCACGGGGGTGGAGAAGGCGTACGCCGCGGGGCTGCGCTGCCGCCCGGTGGCGGAGACGGTGGCCGGCACCTGGGACTGGCTGCGGTCGGTGGGCGGCCGGGCGCCGCAGCGGCCGGACCGCCCGCCGGTCGGCCTGTCCCCGGAGAAGGAGGCGAAGGCGCTGGGCGCGGCCGGCAGCTGA
- a CDS encoding LysR family transcriptional regulator produces the protein MELEVRHLRALCAIADTGSVRKAARQLGMTQPSLTTQLRRIENALGGQLFFRERSGSRPTPLGHTVLHRARPIVAEMTALVDETRSAVVREQGTRLRVGSTGSRAVAGWLRRLRARLPETDTTIRIDLSGNTLLQMVAAGQLDAAFVHEVEGAPLRVPDGLAERELLAREPQFMALPATHPAAALECVTLADLADDQWMVDPSVDGEWAGLRRIFTAAGMDPRVVHGDYLAAADLVAAGEVVTPCQPTSRPRHGMVVRPLCGDPLAVRLFLAYRGGGRDTEWVDALFADLRAAYMEVAWSSTAYRKWLVRNESLLPVGS, from the coding sequence GTGGAGCTTGAGGTGAGGCACCTACGCGCACTGTGCGCCATCGCCGACACCGGCAGCGTACGCAAGGCCGCCCGGCAACTGGGCATGACCCAGCCCTCCCTGACCACACAGCTGCGGCGCATCGAGAACGCCCTGGGCGGCCAGCTCTTCTTCCGTGAGCGCTCCGGCAGCCGGCCGACCCCGCTCGGCCACACCGTTCTGCACCGCGCCCGGCCGATCGTCGCAGAGATGACCGCGCTGGTCGACGAGACGAGGTCGGCGGTGGTGCGCGAGCAGGGCACCCGGCTGCGCGTGGGCAGTACGGGGAGCCGCGCGGTGGCCGGCTGGCTGCGCAGGCTGCGGGCCCGGCTGCCCGAGACCGACACGACGATACGGATCGACCTCTCCGGCAACACCCTGCTCCAGATGGTCGCGGCCGGTCAGCTCGACGCGGCCTTCGTGCACGAGGTCGAGGGGGCGCCGCTGCGCGTCCCCGACGGCCTGGCCGAACGCGAACTCCTCGCCCGGGAGCCGCAGTTCATGGCGCTCCCGGCGACGCACCCGGCGGCCGCGCTGGAGTGCGTCACGCTGGCCGACCTCGCCGACGACCAGTGGATGGTCGACCCGTCGGTGGACGGCGAGTGGGCCGGACTGCGGCGGATCTTCACCGCGGCCGGGATGGACCCGCGCGTGGTGCACGGCGACTACCTCGCGGCGGCCGACCTGGTCGCGGCAGGCGAGGTCGTCACGCCCTGCCAGCCGACCTCCCGGCCCCGGCACGGGATGGTGGTCCGCCCGCTGTGCGGCGACCCGCTGGCCGTCCGGCTGTTCCTGGCGTACCGGGGCGGTGGCCGGGACACCGAGTGGGTCGACGCGCTCTTCGCCGACCTGCGGGCCGCATACATGGAAGTGGCCTGGTCGAGCACGGCCTACCGCAAGTGGCTGGTGCGCAACGAGAGCCTGCTGCCGGTGGGGTCCTAG
- a CDS encoding VOC family protein, producing the protein MTERNTSKHTSENATGRAVPAPRFAALGLAAADMAASLAFYRRLGLDIPAEADTAPHAEAQLPGGLRLMWDSHETLRALDPDWELSTGNTPHLAFECPGPEAVDALYAELVDAGYRGGKKPWDAVWGQRYAVVLDPDGHGVDLFAPLP; encoded by the coding sequence ATGACTGAGCGGAACACCTCGAAGCACACGTCCGAGAACGCCACCGGCCGGGCCGTACCCGCGCCCCGGTTCGCCGCGCTCGGCCTGGCCGCCGCGGACATGGCGGCCTCGCTCGCCTTCTACCGGCGCCTCGGCCTGGACATCCCGGCGGAGGCCGACACCGCCCCGCACGCGGAGGCACAGCTGCCGGGCGGACTGCGGCTGATGTGGGACAGCCACGAGACGCTGCGCGCCCTCGACCCCGACTGGGAACTGTCCACCGGGAACACGCCCCACCTCGCCTTCGAATGCCCGGGGCCGGAGGCGGTCGACGCCCTCTACGCCGAGCTGGTCGACGCCGGGTACCGCGGCGGGAAGAAGCCGTGGGACGCCGTCTGGGGCCAGCGCTACGCCGTCGTCCTCGACCCGGACGGCCACGGCGTCGACCTCTTCGCGCCCCTGCCCTGA
- the snpA gene encoding snapalysin, producing the protein MRSPKTVLSAALGLGLAASLAAAVPAAATPSAAPADNRVTAAQYVGSAAEKADTKRFFEAVLKSALAKQKKTGAASVTVTYDASAAPTFAQQISASAQIWNSAVSNVKLQAGSGGDFQYREGNDPRGSYASTDGHGRGYIFLDYQQNQEYDSTRVTAHETGHVLGLPDHYEGPCSELMSGGGPGPSCTNSQPDANERAKVDQLWANGLKGARSGEAS; encoded by the coding sequence ATGAGATCTCCTAAGACGGTGCTGTCCGCTGCCCTCGGCCTGGGCCTGGCCGCGAGCCTCGCCGCCGCCGTGCCCGCCGCGGCCACCCCCTCGGCCGCCCCGGCGGACAACCGGGTCACCGCGGCGCAGTACGTCGGCTCGGCCGCCGAGAAGGCCGACACCAAGCGGTTCTTCGAGGCCGTGCTGAAGTCGGCGCTCGCCAAGCAGAAGAAGACCGGCGCCGCTTCGGTGACGGTGACGTACGACGCGAGCGCCGCGCCCACCTTCGCGCAGCAGATATCCGCGAGCGCGCAGATCTGGAACAGCGCCGTCTCCAACGTCAAGCTCCAGGCGGGCAGCGGCGGGGACTTCCAGTACCGCGAGGGCAACGACCCGCGCGGCTCCTACGCCAGCACCGACGGCCACGGCCGCGGCTACATCTTCCTGGACTACCAGCAGAACCAGGAGTACGACTCCACCCGCGTGACCGCGCACGAGACCGGCCACGTCCTCGGCCTGCCGGACCACTACGAGGGCCCGTGCAGCGAGCTGATGTCCGGCGGCGGCCCCGGCCCGTCCTGCACCAACTCCCAGCCGGACGCCAACGAGCGCGCGAAGGTCGACCAGCTCTGGGCGAACGGCCTGAAGGGCGCCCGCTCCGGCGAGGCGTCCTGA
- a CDS encoding FadR/GntR family transcriptional regulator, which yields MPLRSTTRTSLVDLVIDQMEGLIAAGEWAVGTKIPAEPVLVEQLDVGRNTVREAVRALVHTGMLEPRQGDGTYVRAGSDFGAAVQRRLRRSCDLEAYEVRASLERDAARYAAQRRTQEDVAALRAALADRDDAWRAGDTAAFIEADIAFHRTVAAAAHNSVLADLYGHLTDALRATLRSVVAAPVPDAVRHQFDAHAAIVDAIEAGDADAAEQAALAHLGEAATALREQA from the coding sequence ATGCCGTTGCGCAGCACCACCCGGACCAGCCTGGTGGACCTGGTCATCGACCAGATGGAGGGCCTGATCGCGGCCGGTGAGTGGGCGGTCGGCACGAAGATCCCGGCGGAGCCCGTGCTCGTCGAGCAGCTCGACGTCGGCCGCAACACCGTCCGCGAGGCCGTCCGGGCCCTCGTGCACACCGGCATGCTGGAGCCGCGCCAGGGCGACGGCACGTACGTGCGCGCCGGCAGCGACTTCGGGGCCGCCGTGCAGCGCAGGCTGCGCCGCTCCTGCGACCTGGAGGCCTACGAGGTCCGCGCCTCCCTGGAGCGGGACGCGGCACGGTACGCGGCGCAGCGCCGCACCCAGGAGGACGTCGCCGCACTGCGCGCCGCCCTCGCCGACCGCGACGACGCCTGGCGGGCGGGCGACACCGCGGCCTTCATCGAGGCCGACATCGCCTTCCACCGCACCGTCGCCGCAGCCGCGCACAACAGCGTCCTGGCCGACCTCTACGGGCACCTCACCGACGCGCTGCGCGCCACGCTGCGGTCCGTCGTCGCGGCGCCCGTGCCCGACGCGGTACGCCACCAGTTCGACGCGCACGCCGCGATCGTCGACGCCATCGAGGCCGGGGACGCGGACGCCGCGGAACAGGCCGCGCTGGCACACCTCGGCGAGGCGGCCACGGCCCTTCGGGAGCAGGCATGA
- a CDS encoding glutaminase — protein sequence MDYQAVLEEVAAHARPLVRQGKVADYIPALEQVSPDRFGIALADIHGDVYGVGDWEVPFSVQSISKAFSLALVLAQEDQRIWERVGREPSGTAFNSLVQLEWEQGIPRNPFLNSGALVVTDRLQTLTGDASTAMLDFLREESGNPGLSFDQVVAGSEAEHGDRNSALAHFMASFGNLENPVPSVIEHYFWQCSIEMSCRDLATAGGFLARHGLRADGTRLLEARDAKRINAVMLTCGTYDAAGEFAYRVGLPAKSGVGGGIVAVVPGRCTLCVWSPGLDARGNSVAGAAALDHFTTLTGWSVF from the coding sequence ATGGACTACCAGGCCGTTCTCGAGGAGGTGGCGGCGCACGCGCGCCCGCTGGTACGGCAGGGGAAGGTCGCCGACTACATCCCCGCGCTGGAGCAGGTCTCGCCGGACCGCTTCGGGATCGCGCTCGCCGACATCCACGGGGACGTGTACGGGGTGGGGGACTGGGAGGTCCCGTTCTCCGTGCAGTCCATCTCCAAGGCCTTCTCCCTCGCCCTCGTACTGGCGCAGGAGGACCAGCGCATCTGGGAGCGGGTGGGGCGCGAGCCTTCGGGTACGGCCTTCAACTCCCTGGTGCAGCTGGAGTGGGAGCAGGGCATCCCGCGCAATCCTTTCCTCAACTCGGGGGCGCTGGTGGTCACCGACCGGCTGCAGACCCTCACCGGTGACGCCAGCACCGCCATGCTGGACTTCCTCCGTGAGGAGAGCGGCAATCCCGGACTCTCCTTCGACCAGGTCGTGGCCGGTTCGGAGGCCGAGCACGGGGACCGCAACTCCGCGCTGGCCCACTTCATGGCGAGCTTCGGCAACCTGGAGAACCCGGTACCCAGCGTCATCGAGCACTACTTCTGGCAGTGCTCCATCGAGATGAGCTGCCGGGACCTGGCCACGGCCGGCGGCTTCCTCGCCCGCCACGGGCTGCGCGCCGACGGCACCCGGCTGCTGGAGGCCCGCGACGCCAAGCGGATCAACGCGGTGATGCTGACCTGCGGTACGTACGACGCCGCCGGCGAGTTCGCCTACCGGGTGGGGCTGCCCGCGAAGAGCGGTGTGGGCGGCGGCATCGTGGCGGTCGTCCCCGGACGCTGCACGCTGTGCGTATGGAGTCCGGGGCTGGACGCGCGCGGCAACTCGGTCGCCGGGGCGGCGGCGCTGGACCACTTCACGACGCTCACCGGGTGGTCGGTGTTCTGA
- a CDS encoding helix-turn-helix domain-containing protein, with product MYRERPSALPGAAVWTKSPEPAPRPVLPDGCTDLIWYDGRLLVAGPDTRAHLPHSPERAPEAPVVGLRFAPGQGPAVFGVPADELRDLRVPLTDLWPAAQVRRLADELAEATAPGRALEAAAVGRLRTGAAPDPARGLIARAAARGTPVGELAEAVGVGERQLRRRCLAAFGYGPKTLGRVLRLVRALDLARSGMPYAQVAAAAGYADQAHLAREVKALAGAPLGTVLAPG from the coding sequence GTGTACCGGGAACGGCCCTCCGCACTGCCCGGCGCCGCCGTGTGGACCAAGTCCCCCGAGCCGGCGCCGCGCCCCGTGCTGCCCGACGGCTGCACGGACCTGATCTGGTACGACGGCAGGCTCCTCGTCGCGGGCCCGGACACCCGCGCCCATCTGCCGCACTCCCCGGAGCGCGCCCCGGAGGCGCCCGTCGTCGGCCTCCGCTTCGCCCCGGGACAGGGCCCCGCCGTCTTCGGGGTGCCCGCGGACGAACTCCGTGACCTGCGCGTCCCCCTCACCGACCTGTGGCCCGCCGCCCAGGTGCGGCGGCTCGCCGACGAGCTCGCCGAGGCCACGGCGCCCGGCCGGGCCCTGGAGGCGGCGGCCGTCGGACGGCTGCGTACGGGGGCCGCGCCCGACCCGGCCCGCGGCCTGATCGCACGCGCCGCGGCCCGGGGCACGCCGGTCGGGGAGCTGGCCGAAGCGGTGGGCGTGGGCGAGCGCCAGCTGCGCCGCCGCTGCCTGGCCGCCTTCGGGTACGGTCCCAAGACGCTCGGCCGGGTGCTGCGCCTGGTGCGCGCCCTGGACCTCGCCCGCTCCGGGATGCCGTACGCACAGGTCGCCGCGGCCGCCGGGTACGCCGACCAGGCCCACCTGGCGCGCGAGGTGAAGGCGCTGGCGGGTGCTCCGCTGGGGACGGTCCTCGCGCCGGGATAG